Genomic segment of Gopherus flavomarginatus isolate rGopFla2 chromosome 2, rGopFla2.mat.asm, whole genome shotgun sequence:
GTCAATGGAATCCAAAACACACAAAACAGTACATTGTTCATGTCATCAACTCCCCTCTTTTTTTCTGGACCATTAATAAATTGGGTAGTGATCATGAGAAAGGGATCAAGGAAACTGAACTACGTAATGCCATTAAGCTAATCTCTGTGGTACCATTAGCAACAACTTGGAAAGTTCCTTTGTCCAAGAGTTCAATAACCAAAGCCATTTTGGCCATCACAGATAATATGTCTCATTTGGAAGTCTGAATCTACAAATCCCCCATCAGCTTTTCATTGTTTATATAGTCTGTTTGGCAAACTTGTATGGCTGGAGTTATTGATTGTAAGACAAAATTATGGAAACTAAATAGAATGGTAGAAATCAGAGAAGGAAACGTTCCAGCTGTACAAGATCCCATTCCTTGGCCTATGTTTCCTGTAATATTATCTTTAAAGCTTTGCTCAGAACATTTTCTGTCTATATACAGACTCTTAGAGGTTATCAGACAACAAGGAAACTCAGATTGTTAAGAACCAACTTAAACCAAAAGTGAAttagtgtcacggagtccccgggcgatgctccagTCAGGacttggggagcccagggccacccagctggggggagggcgggaggggggcaagtggggcaatttgccccaggccctgggtcctgcAGAGGcacccacaagaatatagtattctatagtattgcaactttttttatggaaggggcctctgaaattgctttgccccaggctccctgaatcctctgggcagccctgggggagcctcctctcccttggagcagactgtcttcagggcaagaaactcacatggcttcaccttcctgggtctgaccttggagcattcagaatatgcccctctgtgtgcttcccacaggGTGTCCGCCCAGgctgggtcctggggaagccagagggtcctgcactcACCCCCACATCATGGTCAGatgtgacttttagccagccagtaaaacagaggtttattagacgacaggaacacggtctaaaacagagcttgtaggtacagagaacgggacccctcagccgggtctaTTCTGGGGCtcagcgagccagacaacccccgtctgccctcacttcccatctccagccagctccaaactgcaaccccctccagcccctcctttctggctttgtctctttcccaggccaggagatcacctgatctctttgttcacctttagctagccccttgcaggggggaaggaccCCGGCCTTTTGTTGCCAGGAGGCAGAGTttcggccatttatgcacactggagacttaagaaatgtataggggaaactgatgcacccacacagtattctgaggaaacattaagaacagtcccacttcatcacaattAGATTCTATTTCTGAGGCCCAAAGACATTttcattttatacatatatatttgctttttcatgcatatttccacatccttTTAAGCAGGATCAGAACTAGAAATAGTGAAATTAGGGTTGGACTGAcccaaggaattttttttctaacCATACGATTTGTAGAACCCTGAACCTGAACCTGTCCCTGCTCTTGGGGAATGAAACCCCAGGACAAAGGCTCTTGTAGGCAAATGTTATCACATCATGAGACAATATCAAGATATTACCAATGTGGTTATGTACTATGTGGTCAAAATGAAGCAACTAGTGGTAACTGGGAAAACTCTGATGAAACCATATTCCGTTGAAATATGTGGTTCAGTCAAAATCAAAATACTTCATGAAATTGGGTCCATTTtgccaaatttaattttaaaaaatttaaaataagctCCAACAAAGTTGAAACATCCCATTTCAACACTAtgggaatgaaacatttcaatttttcattttgaaataattttcatttagaattattttactatttgtattatatATTtcaatgatatatatatatatatatatatatatatatatatatatatatatatataatataactttttaaaaacttgaaatttaaacaaaacatttcagttctgtcaaaatgaaacattttgaatggcCTGAAGTGAAAACTGATTTGGAATTTCCCTTCacagagaattttgaaatgttcttttccccctcccaaccccagttTGGAATGAAGCCAAATGTAGAAATCCTTTACAGAATGAATCTTCTGTTCTCCACTTGTCCATAGTAGCAATTTTCATTCTGGCCTGGCCAGTACAGGAATCCAGACACAGCTTGTTCTAGAGCCCTTGCATAAAGTCCTgctaaagcaaaaacaaaagaatgCAAAGGCTAGTGTGGTACAGTTTATTGGTTTTTCAGGCGTGGTAGGCACTTTTTCCCTCGTGTTAGCTTATCTCTTCTGGATGGAACAAATATTTATCAAAACCACCCGAAGAAACCATGCTTCAACAAGGGAGTTTTTTGtatcaatatttttttctatctTAATTTGTTCGATCTGATTTCCTATGTGGTGTTAGCCTTATGAATTTAAATTTGCTGGATGACTGGAAATCAGTCTTTAACTGAAATTGCACAAGTTTTTCCTTGATTCTATTTTTAAGATCCCTTCATTTAAATTATCTACAGTGGGTGCTGGGGCtaaaacaatgggccagattctccttttggttataccagtgtaactcaagagtaactccattaactttaaGAGTATTGCACTGATATAAATAAGGGCAGACTTGGACCCATGAAAATGACAAAGACTGACAATTCCTCGCAACAAGAAATTAATTTGATTTTCTCTATTTTTACAAGCATTCACAGTGCATTTTCTTTTGTCCCAGCACCTGAGTCCAGCTCTATTCCTTCCTCCCATATTCTCTGTGCAGATGTCACCAGTTGTCACCAGACCTTGAGTGAAACAGCTAAGACAAAGTGGCTGATTTGGGGGATGTGGAAAAGAAAAGTTTGCAACCCCCTGACTTAGACCAAAAGCAGCCAAGGCAAGAAACTGGCTTTGGGACATGTGAATATTCAGCTGAAAGATCAGGTTCACAGAGGGATACTCAGACCTGAAGTGGTCACCTTATATAAAACCTCATTCTGCATGAAAGTTGACATTAGTGAGAGCTGTGCACATGAAATTCGACATACAGGAGTCTCCACTGAAATGATACTGCAGTTTGGTCTCCGTTGGTCATTCAGTCCTTGATCTCTCTGCTGAGACAGCAAAGAGAAAGAATGCTGAAAGTAAAAGAGATGATACATAAaagatgtaaaaataaaatataatggaTTATTGTAAAGAACTAGGAAATACAGTATTTAGGAAGGAAAATTTTTTGGAATTTAAACTCTTTCTTTGATATAGTTTTAGACACTAGACCAAAATTGAAGACTATTATTTTTGAAATACAGAATGTGTCCTTTGtgtaggacctgatccaatgcccactgaagttatATGAAGATTCCAGTGGAAAATAGATTAGGTCCAGTGGAACCGCTGGTGTTTTTCCGTTGACTTCGGTGGGCATTGGACTAGCCCCTTGTAGCATAATGCAGTTCTGGGCAAAGAATAAACCTGCTGGACTTAAAATGAACTCTGTTAAAACACATATAATTAGTTGGTCAAatttatttcttaaataaatgggaaaactgcctgttttctctctctccctcatgcaTCTCTGTGAAACAAGCAATGTCCAAAAGTCTCACCCTCTTCTTCTCCCACACCCACCCACAAACACACAGGGCTCCTTCCTTTGAACTTATATATTATTGGCAATGGTGGGCCTGTGTGTTTACTTAGGGAGTTGTCTGTCCCTGCTAGTGCCTTAAGGCAAAGAAAAGGTAATGATGCTATTTTCACTTGTGCTATCTGATATGGAATTATTAAGAGAACACAGATGGAACGTATCCATTTTTATAGAGTAATTTTTCACAATACGACCACACTGGCAATGAGGTCTAGCTGAAATAAAGAACGGTTGTAACTTGGATTCTGTTCCACACTCTTCCAATGATCCATCTTGTGACAATTCACACAATTCACACATCCTCTCTGTGCTAGTTTCCCCATACATCTTTATATCAGGGAGACTAAGACTTACCTAATTTATGCATtcaaagcattattattattattattattaataataataaatcatttaaattacAGTAGTTTTTAATGTGCTATTTTGGAAGCAATAGCTAAAAACTGTGAGGTGCAGTAGCTGACTGGTTCAGGTGTTCAACTAAAATCCTGCAGGGTGTGGGGGTTTGGCTCAATATAACTCATGCTAAAAGGCCATGTCCAGTTTACCCAGCTGCAAAATGGGTACCTGATCTATCAGGTTAGGGCATTCAAAGGTGGTCACCTGTGATACTGGCCCCATAATGCCCTGGTGTtccgttagggtgaccagatagaaagtgtgaaaaattgggacggagatgggggataataggtgccaatataagaaaaagccccaaatatcaggactgtccctataaaatcgggacatctggtcaccctatgttctGTTGGCTATGATACTGATATGCACTAACTGCCAGCCTGAGGAGACATTGGCTTGGGGAAACCTTGACTTTGACCTAGAAAGTTGACCTATTCTTTGATATTTAGCCAGTACTTGTGGGTTGCCATGATATGGATATTTCTGTCCAGGTTCATCTTTAAGCTATGTGAGTGTTTGGGGATgaagatacagaaaaggaaatTTAAACAGTAGGAAAGAAGAGTAGAGTCTTTCCTTATATCCATTTCTGCCAATAAAGAAGGCCTGACAAGTTAAAATTATGTATgtgtattaaaaattaaaatagcaCTTATATCCTCTAGCGAATTAATTAGTAAATAATAGATATTTGTGAAGTGAGCAATTTTAATCTTTTCAGGGCGGAGTAAAGTGCTTTCAACGTATCAGACCCAAAATTCAGATAAAGCAGTTTACCATGGTGTGGCATGTAGATATGGAATCACTGAAGTCACAACGCATATTTCTGTCAAGTGTTTTCCACACCTATAGCAAGATATAAAAGTTACAGGTCTctgcaatttttttccatttcatccACAACTTGTTCTTATCCGAAAGAAAAATGAACACAGTTGTGAGTATATTTGTCCTTTGTTTCAgttgtaattatttttaaaagctactACAGTATTTATAGAAAAATGTGAATTCTTTTTGACTAGAAGCTAGAGTATTCAGTGAAGTTAGCACTGTTTTGAGAATAATCATGTTTCATTTGCTGGTACAATAAGAAGGTACTGTTCTGCATTCTTTGTGCTGCAATAATctccttgaaatcagtgggaatcatGCATTAACCAAGgatgcaggattgagcccaaacTTAAGCATGTTTCATTGCTAATTTTTGTTATAATTTTTTAGAGGAATCAAGAAATATTTTTGGAAGCAATCAATGTAATTTTTGAATAGCAAGAAAAAATTAACTTCTCAAAAGGAAAAGTATTGTCTGTTGTTTTCTGAATGAAATAATTAAGATAACTGAATTTAcaaatttcagagtagcaactgtgttagtctgtatccacaaaaagaacaggagtacttgtggcaccttagagactaacaaatttattacagcatgagctttcgtgagctacagctcacttcttcggatgcacagaacagaacacacagacaggagatatttatacattcagagaacatgaaaaggtggaagtatgcatagactcttcctgttggtgtgCATGCTTCCacgttttcatgttctctgtatgtataaatatctcctgtctgtgtgttccgttttatgcatccgaagaagtgagctgtagctcacgaaagctcatgctgtaataaatttgttagtctctaaggtgtcacaagtactcctgttctttttgtgaattTACAAAATTTTTACACAGATAAAAGTGTGAGAAATGTCTCAGACATAGTCAGACAAGGAATGGTAAAATGCATATGAATATTACTGTCTGGTAGAAAATATTTAgcaagtttcattttttaaatttagattttGGACTGGGTTTTGTAATATTTTATCTAGTAAAGTAGGCCTCAACCAAATATGGGAATCTAGGAAATGTCATACTAGATCTGACCTGCGGTCATTATAGTCGTACCAGCCTCAGACAGTGATCAGCACCAGATTttttcagaggaaggtacaagaaaccATGCTGTGGGCAATTAAGGAATCATCAATCACCAGATATAAATATCCCAGATTTTGTGGGAGATCAAAATCTGGATATGCTTCTAGTTCCAGTGGAAAGGGGCAGGGATTTTGGGTCTGACCATCTAAAAGTTTTTGCTTGTTTTTGCTAACGCTTATTTAATGTCAATGACTAACATTTTGGAGTAAGAAAGTGTTTGTTAAATACCTTCTTCCCTTCAGATGAGGCATGAGAGCTGATATACTTTGAGACCCCACCAACAGGCCCTCCAAGAAAACTAGGCCACAGTAGGTTTGGGATTCCTATCTCTAAGACAAAAAACACAAGTATCAAAACAATCAAAAAGTAGATATATAGATACCATAAAAATTTAAACAAGTTCAcaagtagaatttttttaaattcctttttggGTTCCCTTTaagattaagcagtttttataAAGTTTCACAGTGATACAAGCAAAATGAAACGTAACCAGGAGAAACTTACAATTggaaaatgtaattattttcagATAAACTGCATGCAATGCAAAGTGGATAATTTTTCAAGCTTTGGGAATAAAATAGCTTCCCTTGATTCATAAATTGTGCAAGCTCTGAGTTTTGGCCTGAACTCTGTCCATGTGTCATGGTGGTTTTTAGTGTTTCTACTGCATATGAATGCTGTTATTTCTTTTTCAGGCTACAGTAATTGCTGTGCTGGGAGTCTTCTGGACTCAAGCTTATTCATATGAAGTAAGTAGACTGCCAATGCTTTGTACTGCCTAGTATTCATTTGTAATACATTAGGTCCCTGGAGAAATGGGATAACCAGgaagtaaagtactgaggaagtTAATAAAATGCTTATTGCTGAgcacaaataaaaatgtaatcttCGCCAAATCAGACAATCCTATAACTTAAGGAGCCAATCCTGCTGTCATTGCTCAGGAAGAACTTCCATTGACACCTGCCTGAGGAAGGACGGTTAGATAAGGCCCCAAAGAAGAAAAAGACCTGTGAGGTCACCTCCTTCCATCTCACTAAATCAGTTCAGGATTATTCCCTACTGTATAGATATTTGCCAGCGCAACACTTCCTTGGCAAGAGTAATCCACAAGCCAATGGATCTTGCCATGGAGAAATTATTGCTGCTTTATACATCCTAAATAATTGTGTTCACTTTATAAAACGTTGCTCCTGGTTATCTCTCTTCTAAAAAATATCTTCACTTTCTTAATATTTCATCATGTCATATATAGATAGTATCTCCCTCCTTAATCATCCTTTAGCGAAGCGAGATGCAGCAGACCTGATTCTTATTTATAGTAAAgtccctttacaccactctggtagCGTGAAGGGGCCTCGTATTGCCAAAGTGATGCAAAAGGGCCATAGTGTAAATAAAAATCAGACTCATTTTAGTTCTTTGACTTCATTAGTCCTGGAATCATAACAGGTAAAATACTGTCTTTTATGTTGCACTTTTCAGATGAGTGAAAAAGGTGACTATCACATATTTTGTGTTTTGTAATCAGATTTATAGCCTCCCAGGAACAAATGGTGACTATGTCCAGCAAACTGTGACTATTAGCAATGAACTTCATATTGCTGATATCCATATCCATGCTGGGATATGCTCCTCTGATACCATTTTTGACTACAAACATGTAAGTGAATCCAAGAATCTGTCTTGCCTCAAAATCAtctcaatgttttttttctttttttaaacacagtaaaCTAGCTTGatacctcttcttcctcctcatgaATAATCCTTAAATGATGTCTATTTTAGTCATCCATCTCTTTGATTTCTTCATATGTCTATGCAGTGCAACAGAAATACAAAATGAAGAAAAGATAAATTTTGCCCTTAGAACTGTACATAGACATAAATCCGGAGATGTAAATTCTGTTTCCAGTTACAATGGTGTGAatgcagagtaactccattgaagtccatgtattcactctgatttacaCTATTGTAGCtcagagcaaaatttggcccagcaTACAAAGAGAATTAACAACTGGGTAGCAGTAACTGTTTTCAAATTATAAACCTGCTCTTGTGTATCACAGGGATATATTGCTACAAGGCTGTTTTCCCGGAGGGCCTGCTTTATCTTGAAAATGGAGAAAGGATATATCCCAGAGCTGGAAGAAATTGGACGGCTTGCTTACGAGAAACAGGTAATTCTCTGAAGTATTATGTACTATATACAAGCAAGTCACGTTAGAGAGGTGGTGTGATGGAAGTAAAAGGTACATATTCTCTTTTCTTAGGAGTCTTTCTTATTAGACCGGTGATAACAAAACAGAGACTTTGATACTACAGTgatgcaggtttcagagtggtagccatgttagtctgtatcagcaaaaagaatgaggagtacttgtgacaccttacagactaacaaatttatttgagcatgctCAGGGATTGCATAACTAGTTAGCATGCCAGAGTCTCTGAACATCTGGTCATCAGTTTACTTGGGCCAACCCATGAAGTTCCTATATACAAGCAAAacattcactgaaatcaatagagatTTGGCTTGAGTGGGAATTTCGGAATTCAGCCTCTTATATGACAGGTGAACAATAACATATTCATAGCAAAATTACTTAATATATTTATAATAACTGTACTGATTAGGAGGGTGAACatggaaaacaaaatgaaagctgCCAAAGTGTAAAACTATATGGCTGCtctatattattattaatcattattaagTATTTTATTAATGCAGTTTATTTTTGCTATGTGTATATAATTACCAGTACTCTTCAGTGAACTTTGTGACTATTTCCTTCTTTGTAATTAACAATCTGTTACTTCTGTAGATGATGCTTTGAATGTGGCTAGAGAAAATGTGTTAGAGGTGGGTGGGTTTTCTCACACGGATGTTACAGAAGATTAAGGAATAAGATGTCTTGCtaactatattttaatattttctccTTTAAGATGATGAACAAGATGTTTTCCCAGAAAAACCTGTGGGTGCAATATGAACCCAGTGATTCTATAATCGGTGAAATCAAGGAGTGGCTTATCTTTGGTAAACCCATTGAGAAACTCTGCAAAGGTGTGCCTGTCTACAGGGTTCACAAGGTTGAAGGTGAGTAACAAGAATGAAAGCAAATTCTTTAGAAAGTGGTGAGTCATAAAGAAGCTCTTTTCCTAGTTCTATCTCTGGTTCTGATGTGAGCTTTAGTTCCTAAGCACCTCACACTCCTTCGCATATTTCCTTGGGATCTAGGTCAGTGTTATTATCCCCCATTTTATCAATGGGTAACCAAGGCAGAGAGAGGCTAAGGGTGGAACGCTCAAAAAGAATTAGGATAACTCCTTTTGAGCATCCtaccttaagtgacttgcccagggtcacacaagaagtctctgGCGGAGCAGAGAATTaaaccaggtctcccaagtccaaaGTTAATACCCTAATCACTGGTCTGTCCTCCCTCTCTTGCTGAATATAAAATGACAGCTTGGGCGTATCTGTGTTAAAGCATCTCTGCACTCCACAATTTAATAATGAGGTGGATTTGCTGGAGTGGTGGCCCAGGATCTGTCTTGCAAGGCAGACAATGTAGCACTTTCTGGAGTCCCTATTGATGCTCCTCCATTACACCCTGTTGCTGGCATAGAGGGTGTGACCATGGGAAGAGTGGTGGAGCCAAGATGCCTTTGTTCTCTAATGATCCCCTGCCAATGGCTATAGTAGGTCTAACTTATGCCAGAGCACTGACTTGACACATGGCTGGCCCAGGACCAGAAGCACAAAAGGTAGGTTAAAACTGCATTTGCATCTCCCTTGTTTGAGTTGCACCATAAGagtctgatccaactcccacgcAAATCAACTGGAGTCTTAAATGTGTGTTGAGCTGAACCCTAACTGACAATCAGGTCCTGtacttgtattttattttattttattttattgcttgaTTTTGGAGGAATTGTgactgaaaatatatttgtgTCCTTGTTTCCTATTTAGGTGCCATAAGAGCTGGTGGCTGTGCAAAGGCAGGAATTCTGGGCATTTTGGGCATTTCAATCTGCGGAAAGATCAATATTTAGACATAACCCTGGCAGTGCCTTTGTTTGGAATGGGcttattattttctaggtgtGCTCATACTTTGTAAGTCATGAGCAACATTATTAAATTGGTATAGATCTCATTGTTCCAGATAATCAGCCTCTCCCAATCTGTCTGCAAACTATGATCTACTAATAAAAGAATGAAACATTCCAACTgccttgtttttcttttgcaaaacAAGCAGCACACAACTAAATGAATCCCCTCTCCTCTTATATTTGTGCTTTTATTCTTCCCTCCAAAGCAAAATAAAGCTGTTCTTGGTCCATTCATCTGTTCAGCATGAAATGTGTCATACACAAAACTCGCCAGTGAAGTCAGCACCTAGATACTTCAGTGACTGGCACTCCACAAATGTGATGGCTATAGATactgagatagatagatagatagatagatagatatccaAACTAGCAGCCAGATCTTTAATACTTCAGAACTCCCTTTAGGATGTTTTATTTAAACCTTACTTTTAGAGATGTGTCTGAACCAAAAACCCAGACCTTAACATCCTCAAACTTTGAGAAAGTTTAGATCTGGAAGTTTACATTCAGCCCCTATTTTTATTGTGAGATGAACCAAACCAAACACTGGATGTAAACACAAGCCCAACTTGGGAAAAGTCTGGATGGGACCCTTTGGTTGGCAGTGCATTTCAGGTTCCTCATTGACTTAGATTGCAATTTTCAAAAGGGGCCTACATCAACTGGAATTGACTGCCTAATTTACTTATACCCTTTGAAATGTCACCATCATTTATCATCATTAATAATAATTGTTTGTGTTGTAGTAGCAATTAGGGCCCTAGTCAAGGACCAGGTGTTGGGTGCTGTAAAAATACAGAATGAAAAGCCCCTAAAAGCTTACTTCCCAGGTTATAAATAACCCTTTCCTCAGCACCAATTCTAAAAGCTGTGCCTATTGTTAAGTGTACTTCACATGTTTTCCCAGAGGGCAGCTTGCAAGGGGAACTGAAGGACACAAGGTAGCATAGCATAGCTACATCCCTGTCTCCTAGATTTCAGTGAGGGAATTAATATTTGCAGTGTTTGGGAGGAATGTATATTTTAGAGTCGGAAAATGCAGCCTACTGAGCCTTGAAAGGCTGCCAGTGAGCAGAGCATACTTTGGAGTCTGGGGAATTGGATAATTTCCTAACCTAGCCATTTTCAAATCTGGCTGCTTATCAAACCATCTGTCACTTATTAAAGGAGCATTTTATCTTCTTATGATGAAACTATTCTGTTAGACAAATTAATCCTATTCACAACAGGCTTCAGGATTTTGGTGATCCAGAAAAATGTATCTAGAGAGTTCAAGGTTGGCAATAAATCCaggaatatttgtgtgtgtgtgtccaagaGATAGGTTTTTCTATTTAATAACAGTTTACTGTGAACCCAGTGCTGGTGAAAAGTGCAGAATGACAGTCTTGAAGTGCAAGGTCCTCTATTGGTCCAGAGAAGAGGTACAGCCTGAGAAAACTTCCCCATCTTGTCCTGCCAAAGTGCCTCAACATTGCTGGAAGGGTGAGAAGGTAGTTCATTCTCCACTCAGTCTTTGGGCTCTCTCTTGAGGGTGCCATCAAGAGGAGCTATTCAGTTGAAGGTATTTCTAATGTGGACAGCTGTACTTTAGAAACTGGCCTGGGACAAGTGTTGGGTGAGAAATAGTCTTCCCGACCTATGATAATTttccaagattttgaaaaattttcctaccccaaatcaggacaaaaagtcaaaatcttgaaaattgtCGTGAActgacaaaccaaaaaaaaacaaacccaaaatgtTCCGGTTAATTGAAACtacggtgaccagatatcctgattttacagggacagtcccaatttttgggtctttttcttatataggctcctatttcccctcaccccctgtcctaatttttcacatttgctgtctggtcaccctacttgaaaCCTTTTGCTTAGATACTTTCTAAAggttttatttcaattttgaaCTTTTTAAACCCTTTCTTGTCTACATTTGTTAAAATTTGTAACTGAAATGTCATTTCAACTtgaaaaactgaaacttttcatttcaaaagcccaaacttttcatttcaacaattttgaaactttttttgccAACAAAATTTCAAATTGGGAGATTCATCGAAACTATCCCTGTTTCACAAACAGTTTTGTTGTTGACAGATAGGCATTTTTTAATAAGAAATGTTTCAATGGAAAATTCTTTACCATCTCTAACTGGGACCTTCCACTTGTTTTACACTGGCCATGGAACAGCCTCCAAATGTTAATTATATGTGGTTATCACCACTGACACAGACTGTCTTTGAACTGATAATGTAGATGTGAAAGTCTGCCTACATATTCCTAGTTCCTTGAGCTATCCAGTCCAGACATAGAAACTGGCTGTTTCTATTAATTTATGCTTTATTACTCTGGATTCTCAATCTATATAAGTCTCtggttatgttgctcaggggatgCTAGTTTAAAATCTGTTATGGTGCTAAGACTGAAAAAAGCCTTTGGGGAACTATCCTGCACAGTCCCCTAAGAGATGTGCTGGTTGCACAAAAAtaagatagatagacagatattaGTCTAGgattattatttaataaaaaagtattttaaaataattaatttgcaTGTATCTGGTTATCTTAATCTGAATTTGACTGTATGCCTGGGTTTGTATTTTACTGCCTGTGCACTCCCTTTAAGACTCCCATGCTGTTACAACTGGAGAACCCACTATTACTGGAATGCTAGTGctgtgaaagtgaaagagcttctgggctgct
This window contains:
- the GKN2 gene encoding gastrokine-2, which produces MATVIAVLGVFWTQAYSYEIYSLPGTNGDYVQQTVTISNELHIADIHIHAGICSSDTIFDYKHGYIATRLFSRRACFILKMEKGYIPELEEIGRLAYEKQMMNKMFSQKNLWVQYEPSDSIIGEIKEWLIFGKPIEKLCKGVPVYRVHKVEGAIRAGGCAKAGILGILGISICGKINI